Genomic DNA from Shouchella patagoniensis:
AACAAAACCCTACAGAGACAGTACTTTCTTTTGATTATCAGAGTAATCAAAAGAAGCGATTATCGGCAAAAAACAGGTTACCCACAACTGTGGATAACCTGTTTATAAGTTGGTGAATCACCGTTTTTTATTTAGTGTTCCCATCTATTCACATTTTTTATCCACAAATCCACAACCTTTTTCAAATAGGCGAACAAGAATAAGCCCAGATTGTTGCTTGATCTGTTTCCGTCACTAATTGATAATGGTCCATCGTTTTAATTACTTCGGGTAAAAACGGCTCTTCAATGCGTTCGAAACCAAGCGGTTCAAATAAAGCTACTTTCCCATTACTTAACGCATAAACCGTATGAATCCCTTCTGTTTGCGCAAAAGCAATCGCTAGTTGGATAAATTCAATTGAGGCTGCTGGATGAGTCCGGTTACTATCAATGACCATCGTCCGTAAAAGCCCTAGCTCTCCCGCCTTATCAAGGCCAACTGTTCCTACAATTGCTCCATTTTCACTTTCCACTACAAGAAAGCGGCTATTTTGATCGACTTGAGTCGTTGAACCAACTCGTGCAAATAAAGCTTGAATGGCTAATAAATCAGTTTTCTCCATTTTTCTAACCGTGAGAGCCATGGCCCCTCCTCCTTTTTCCTCTATCATATGAGGAGGCTTGTACCAATATGACTATTACCCAAATAACCGATCCCATAAAGATTCAAACATTTCTACGATAAAAAATGATGTTTCCACTTCTTCTACTTCTTCAACGGGTTCTTGTTCTAACTCTTTTGCTTCAGCGTTATCCATATCTAGAAAACACAACGGCGGAAACAATACACACCACCAGTTTTCTCCTTGACCCTCACCTAAAGTAATTAATACCGCATTGTATAATCCTGCTGGGTAAACAATATTGCCGTATAATTTTGTAGGAAACGATACATCCGTATTAAATTCTACTTTATAACTTTGTGATAATCCTCTATTTTGCAGCTCTTTTGCCACAATAGCTTCTAGTTCTTTTATATTTGCTTTAATCGTTGATGCGGCTTCATTAAATGACTCGACGTCACCGACCCACTCCGTAATCTCCGCATTTACTTGATCACGAATTTCACGTTTTAATGCTTGATCACCAATTGAATCACTATTTGCTAAAATCCGAAGGCGAATGGCATCTTCCGCACTTACCTCCTGATGAAATTGACCTTCTGCTTGAGCATTTTGCGCTTCCCAGCTCATTAGTCCTACGAATAAAGAGATTAATAGATAGATAATAGCTCTTGGTTTCATTATGAGCACCGCCCCTTCCTCACCTAGGATGGTCAGGGCAGGCTTTATTTAAACTAAAAAACATTCGACAAGATTAACTGCGCAAATCTCCATAAATAGCGAGCATGCGATCTTTCCCATTTATATCATAACAAATATCAACAGTCGCAAATGGAAACGCACGACTAAATAATGTTTTTATCTCAATCCCTTGGCCAACACCGAATTCAAGCCCTATTAATGCGTTTTCTTTTACAAAACGGGGCATCGCTTCAGCCAATCGTCGGTAAATCACTAGACCGTCTTTCCCTGCAAACAATGCGCTATGCGGCTCATAGTCCCGCACCTGTGTTGCAAGAGTGTTTACATCTGTTTCAGGAATATATGGCGGATTTGAGACAATGACATCAAATGTCTCACCAGAAACAGGTGCAAATAAATCTCCTTGTTTAAAAGAAACATCTGCTCCAAGCTTTAAAGCGTTCTGTTTCGCTACAGAAAGTGCATCTTCCGATAAATCAAGAGCAGTGACTTCGCAATCAGGCCGTTCAAGTTTTAAAGAAATCGCAATTGCTCCACTCCCCGTTCCAATATCAAGAATGGATAAAGGGGCTTGAGGCATCTTAGTTAATAAGAGCTCCACCAGCTCCTCTGTCTCCGGTCGTGGAATAAGGACGTCTTTATTTACTTGAAACGTTCTTCCGTAGAACTCTTCTGTACCAATAATATGCTGTACTGGAACACCTGTAGCAAGCAACTGCACATCGCTACGGAATGCTATCCAGATAGGCTCCTCTAATACATCATGCATACTCGCAAGCAAGTTAGAGCGGTCTTTCCCTGTATGGTGCCGCAGTAACCACTCTCCCGCTGGCTCTTCTAGGTTTCTTTCCAGTAAAAAAGACGAAGCCCAACGAAGAGCTTCGTATATTTTCATTTCCATTATTCTTCTGCTCGTTTCATTGCCTCTGATTGTTCTTCCACAATAAGGGCATCAACAATTTCATCGAGCTGCCCTTGCAAAATTTGTTCAAGCTTTTGAATCGTTAAACCGATGCGATGATCTGTCACCCGGCTTTGCGGAAAGTTGTACGTGCGAATTCGCTCTGAACGATCCCCTGTTCCAATTGCACTCTTACGGGCATCTGCATACTCTGCTTGGGCTTCTTGCTGGACTTTATCAAATATCCGAGCACGCAACACTTTCATTGCTTTTTCTTTGTTCTTAATTTGGGATTTTTCATCTTGGCATGAAACAACCGTATTCGTTGGCAAATGCGTTAAGCGAACAGCTGACATTGTTGTATTTACACTTTGCCCACCAGGACCACTCGAAGTAAACGTATCTACACGAATGTCTTTCTCATGAATGTCAATTTCTACTTCTTCTGCTTCTGGAAGTACAGCTACCGTTGCAGTTGATGTATGAAT
This window encodes:
- a CDS encoding GNAT family N-acetyltransferase, yielding MALTVRKMEKTDLLAIQALFARVGSTTQVDQNSRFLVVESENGAIVGTVGLDKAGELGLLRTMVIDSNRTHPAASIEFIQLAIAFAQTEGIHTVYALSNGKVALFEPLGFERIEEPFLPEVIKTMDHYQLVTETDQATIWAYSCSPI
- the spoIIR gene encoding stage II sporulation protein R yields the protein MKPRAIIYLLISLFVGLMSWEAQNAQAEGQFHQEVSAEDAIRLRILANSDSIGDQALKREIRDQVNAEITEWVGDVESFNEAASTIKANIKELEAIVAKELQNRGLSQSYKVEFNTDVSFPTKLYGNIVYPAGLYNAVLITLGEGQGENWWCVLFPPLCFLDMDNAEAKELEQEPVEEVEEVETSFFIVEMFESLWDRLFG
- the prmC gene encoding peptide chain release factor N(5)-glutamine methyltransferase — its product is MKIYEALRWASSFLLERNLEEPAGEWLLRHHTGKDRSNLLASMHDVLEEPIWIAFRSDVQLLATGVPVQHIIGTEEFYGRTFQVNKDVLIPRPETEELVELLLTKMPQAPLSILDIGTGSGAIAISLKLERPDCEVTALDLSEDALSVAKQNALKLGADVSFKQGDLFAPVSGETFDVIVSNPPYIPETDVNTLATQVRDYEPHSALFAGKDGLVIYRRLAEAMPRFVKENALIGLEFGVGQGIEIKTLFSRAFPFATVDICYDINGKDRMLAIYGDLRS